Proteins encoded in a region of the Rickettsia bellii RML369-C genome:
- a CDS encoding DMP19 family protein, whose protein sequence is MSLIANKRKEKSLVKILFYKLLLAMVIIYLIILFYNYMDKLKIPILIKHSDFYNEDKYNRIQGIIDYVNALRNALYNQEELDQIIPQAQQVYFVDYYLSQVENGGLTQYFSNSNFNGKQNNIVLKGLEDIKAYKNKEIFFQACQLLNNMDASLREEYLFSGMYREEEVRQKPIIKEIHIELEKLTDLFFEINEKEEPILDLNFKYVEKIDNLKIIDDKLYDKEIEAIVALVPNYDERKKYSEEQWLKNMPRYTKIARKLCSKYNLELLSINALSYGESLISEEKVKENYNNNIMFYHISTDQGYFYIIDFGKTSVLINGEDNQPIGKINNLEINFDQSNIDINSFEIEKSTNIFKTPKWSIQLEENWKSEISEDCYSFFNPEGYGTLQISDYTKDTSITYDDVLDLVGFSYKEKTHLEVVKFGDFEGFQYVYVNTENTL, encoded by the coding sequence ATGTCCCTTATAGCTAACAAAAGAAAAGAAAAATCTTTAGTTAAAATATTATTCTATAAATTGTTATTAGCTATGGTTATAATATACTTGATAATACTATTTTACAATTATATGGATAAATTGAAAATACCTATATTAATTAAACATTCAGATTTTTATAACGAAGATAAATATAATCGTATTCAAGGAATTATAGATTATGTGAATGCTCTTCGAAATGCTTTATATAATCAAGAAGAATTAGATCAAATTATTCCTCAAGCTCAACAAGTATATTTTGTAGATTATTATTTAAGCCAAGTAGAAAACGGAGGACTCACCCAATATTTTTCTAATAGTAATTTTAATGGAAAACAGAATAATATTGTTTTAAAAGGTCTTGAAGATATAAAAGCATATAAAAATAAAGAAATATTTTTTCAGGCTTGTCAATTATTAAATAATATGGATGCCTCATTAAGAGAAGAATATTTATTTTCCGGTATGTATCGGGAAGAGGAAGTTAGACAGAAACCGATAATAAAAGAAATACATATAGAGCTAGAAAAGTTAACTGATCTATTTTTTGAAATAAATGAAAAAGAAGAACCCATTTTAGATTTAAATTTTAAATATGTAGAAAAAATCGATAATTTAAAAATAATCGATGATAAGCTATATGACAAAGAAATAGAAGCTATCGTAGCCTTAGTTCCAAATTATGACGAAAGAAAAAAATACTCAGAGGAACAATGGCTAAAAAATATGCCTAGATATACAAAAATTGCTCGAAAATTATGTAGTAAATATAACTTAGAATTATTATCAATTAATGCTTTAAGTTATGGAGAAAGTCTTATAAGTGAGGAAAAGGTTAAAGAAAATTATAATAATAATATTATGTTTTATCATATAAGTACAGATCAAGGATATTTTTATATAATTGATTTTGGCAAAACATCTGTACTTATTAATGGTGAAGATAATCAGCCAATAGGAAAAATAAATAATTTAGAAATAAATTTCGACCAAAGTAATATAGATATAAATAGCTTTGAAATAGAAAAAAGTACAAATATATTCAAAACTCCTAAATGGTCTATTCAATTAGAAGAAAATTGGAAATCAGAAATAAGCGAAGATTGCTATTCATTTTTTAATCCCGAAGGTTACGGAACGTTACAAATAAGTGACTATACTAAAGATACATCTATAACTTATGATGATGTATTAGATTTAGTAGGGTTTAGCTATAAAGAAAAAACACATTTAGAAGTAGTAAAATTTGGTGATTTTGAAGGTTTTCAATATGTTTATGTTAATACGGAAAATACTTTGTGA
- a CDS encoding ankyrin repeat domain-containing protein: protein MVVYEKGIPLTYEEWDGGNALHVACGAGGSLKMVKFLVENNILTNIHKKSEKFGDTPLTLAISYDHHDIVDYFKQKFNITSVTLKDLDVIIDRVKANYRRYYNIKKYYENQSKK from the coding sequence TTGGTCGTTTACGAAAAGGGCATTCCTTTAACTTATGAAGAATGGGATGGTGGTAATGCGTTACACGTTGCGTGCGGTGCAGGTGGAAGTTTAAAAATGGTAAAATTTCTTGTTGAAAATAATATATTAACTAATATTCATAAAAAATCTGAAAAATTTGGTGATACACCTTTAACATTAGCTATCTCCTATGATCATCATGATATTGTGGATTATTTTAAACAAAAATTTAATATTACTTCCGTTACTTTAAAAGATTTAGATGTTATAATAGACCGAGTGAAAGCAAATTATAGAAGATATTATAATATAAAAAAGTACTACGAAAATCAAAGTAAGAAATAA